Proteins from a single region of Apium graveolens cultivar Ventura chromosome 7, ASM990537v1, whole genome shotgun sequence:
- the LOC141674351 gene encoding secreted RxLR effector protein 161-like — protein MSGCNPVKYPMEPRVQLTKDEGGKLVNATQFKSMIGGLRYLVHTRQDIAYSVGVLSRYMEKPTTLHLAAVKRILRYVKGMLNYGLIYRKGQGNYMLAGFSDSDLAGNVDDRKSTGGMAFYLDESLVIWVSQKQRCVALSSCEAEFMAATAAACQCIWLNKVLSQILDAKPGPVVIYIDNKSAIDLAKNPVFHGRSKHIDIRYHFIRECVDRGDIIIKHVCSSEQRADVLTKALPKSQFEKMRQLLGIRNMQK, from the coding sequence ATGTCAGGTTGTAATCCAGTCAAGTATCCAATGGAGCCAAGGGTTCAGTTAACCAAGGACGAGGGTGGAAAGCTTGTCAATGCAACTCAGTTCAAGAGTATGATTGGTGGTTTGCGATATCTGGTGCACACAAGACAAGATATAGCATACTCAGTTGGGGTGCTCAGTAGGTATATGGAGAAGCCAACTACCCTTCATCTAGCTGCTGTAAAAAGAATTCTCCGGTATGTAAAAGGGATGCTTAATTACGGGCTGATATATCGAAAGGGTCAAGGAAATTATATGTTAGCTGGTTTTTCTGACAGCGATTTAGCTGGCAATGTTGATGACAGGAAGAGTACCGGAGGGATGGCTTTTTATCTCGATGAGAGCTTGGTTATATGGGTATCACAGAAACAGAGGTGCGTGGCATTATCTTCCTGTGAAGCCGAGTTCATGGCTGCCACAGCTGCAGCATGCCAATGTATTTGGTTGAATAAAGTTCTTAGTCAAATACTCGATGCTAAACCTGGACCAGTGGTAATTTACATCGATAACAAGTCAGCTATAGACCTCGCCAAGAATCCGGTTTTCCACGGGAGAAGCAAACATATTGATATTCGTTACCACTTTATTCGAGAATGTGTTGACAGGGGAGATATAATTATCAAGCATGTTTGCAGCAGTGAACAACGGGCTGACGTACTTACCAAGGCATTGCCCAAGTCTCAGTTTGAGAAGATGAGGCAGTTGCTGGGTATAAGGAATATGCAGAAATAG